The DNA segment TTTTTCTAACGGTAATCTGGTTTATCAGGATGTCGCGATTTTCGTTGATTCCACGAATTTCATATCCAGCGGTCAGGTTCAACTTAAGGATAATATTGAAGCCAAAGCCACCATTGACGCGGCGCGATTGAACCTTCCCCAATTAAGTTCCCTTCTGGGGACCCGCTTATCGGGAAACCTGGCTGTCAGCGGCGATCTTAATTATGGCTCAAAATTGCTTTCAGGAAATTTGAGGGTCGCCGGGACATTCGAAAACAGGGAATTTGATTCTCTCCATGTCAGATTCCGCTATGCGGATAATATCCTCAACCTCGATTCCCTTGACGGCACCATATTGGCAGGTTGTCGAATTGAGGGTCATGGAGGAATCGATTTGGGGGCGAAGCCGGAAACATACAATTTGCTGGCGGAAATAAGGAATTTTAACTTGAACAATGTTGTTTCGGAGACTTTTAAGACAAATCTCAACGGTGATATCAGTCTCTCCGGACAGGGATTAACCGGCAGCACCCTCTCATTGAATATTTCTGCCGATCTGGACGAATCTTGGTTTGATGAATACCATGCTCACAAAGCCACCGGGGCTATGATTGTCACCACCGGGGGCATAGATATCCTCGACAAATTTGCGGTTGAGTACGGCCAAAACACTTTCCTGATTTCGGGAAGTCTGGATTACAACGGTAGAGTCGATTTGAACGGCTCGACCCATTTTGATGATTTGGCCGCCTTTAACGGCCAGACTTTTATTGAGAAAATGGGCGGCCGAGGCGACTTGGAATTCAAGGTCTCCGGAGAACTCAAAAATCCCGATATATCGGGGAATCTCCGGTCAGATTCTCTGTGGATTTATGAGATTTATTCATCGCAGGCCATTATGGACTTCCAATTGACGCATTTTTTGTACGATCGCAACGGCTCGGTCAATGTCCATTTATTTGATGGTGAGGCCTATAAACTTCCTTTTGATACCATTCTCGCCGATCTTAAGGTAGACTCTATCGATGTTAGATTTGATACATCTTATTTTCATAACAGCATTTCGTCGGCATCGGCCCGGGGGATGCTTGAATATGCCTCGTATCCCCAGAGATTGTCAATAGACAGTTTGACTCTTGATATCGTAGGATTGTCATTGAATAACGATAGTCTGATAATAATTTCCATTGATTCCTCCGGTTATAATATCAAACGAGCCCGGCTGAAACGCTCCGACGGTTATCTTGCGGGGGAAGGGCGGGTAAATTACGACGAATCGCTGAAGCTCAAAATCGATCTGGATCGGATAAATATCGTACCTCTGGTCAAATTGCTCGACACCGCCATTGTCATAGGAGGAAGAATGTCGGGTGAGTTTTTATTAAATGGTAATTTTGAATCACCTTTAATTGATTTTGCCGGACGGATCGATACTTTGACCTATGATGATTTCAATCTCGGTGATTTGACGGCCGATCTGAATTATGCGAACAAAGCTGTCAATGTCGATTCCATTATAGTCGATAGCCACACCGGCCGATATGTCGCCAGGGGAATCTTTCCGATCGATCTTTCATTCCGAGTCGGTGGAAATCGCTTCACCGGGGTGGAACAAAATATCGATTTTACCGCTCAAGACACCCGGCTGGACGCCGTCGGATTGTTTCTGGAAGAAGTGGAAAAACTCGACGGCGACGTGACCGCCGATTTCAAATTGACGGGCACGCCGCAGAATCCGAAAGTTAATGGAAGGATCAATCTGAGAAAGGGCCGCCTAAAGATCGCCGATCTTGTCAATCCGCTGGAAAATGTCATGATTAGCATGAGCATGAATAACCAGACCGTGACCGTGGACAGTATGGCCGCTACGTGCAGTGACGGCAAGAAGTTGGTTGGGGCTGTCAGCGGTTCAGGACAGATAATAATTAACAGCATCAATCAATTTGATTACAATCTGGCGATCAAATTGACCGATTTCCCCGGAAAATATGAGTTGGGGGATATCGAAGGCGTAATCAATGCGAATCTGAAGGTGAGGGGGCTGACCCCGCCGACAGTCTCGGGCGATGTGACCGTTCTGTCCGCCACCTATCGCGAAAATTTCGCCCGGGAAAGCGATGGCTGGATAATCCTGACATCCCTCGAGGGGGCTCAGTCCTGGGACCTGAATCTTGATGTCGAAATTCCCAATAAACTCTGGATAAAGAATGATGATATCGATGCCGAATTTTCGGGGCGACTGAATTTTATCCGGGAAAAAGGCAACTACCGCTATATCGGTTCGCTTGAGATTTTGAGAGGCAAGGGATATTTGGCAGATCGTATATTTCAGATTGAATCCGGCGGAAGCATCAATTATGAAAATATCGAATCCCCCAATCCGACTCTCGATATATATGCATCCACAAAAGTCCGGGGGGCCGCCCCATCGACTCAGGGAAGCCCCACGGAAACTTCCAATTATGAGCTGCGCGTGCACATTACGGGGACACTGGAGGAACCGACAATTGAGGCCGCTCCGGCGCCGGAAGGTTCGCCACAGTTCACAACCGAAGAAATCATTCCTCTGATTTTCACCAATTACTACAATGAAAAATC comes from the Candidatus Zixiibacteriota bacterium genome and includes:
- a CDS encoding hypothetical protein (Evidence 5 : Unknown function) is translated as MKLRTKLLLIPFGTIFVILLGLYLALFQFDLLEYLVNRKIRDLIGSNLPLKVRIGHIGGDYLSYLNLTDVYAEYDNGKDRYVLATIPRLSAQYSISNLWHGKLIFKSIEIDSAQLSLAESPEGKWLIPEPKESRGGSSEGIDLEIDRVLFKNITFNLYSISDTLVFSRLLLDGQLKIAGETYAAQIDTVTFESSDNRLNLQSGRGKFTFSNGNLVYQDVAIFVDSTNFISSGQVQLKDNIEAKATIDAARLNLPQLSSLLGTRLSGNLAVSGDLNYGSKLLSGNLRVAGTFENREFDSLHVRFRYADNILNLDSLDGTILAGCRIEGHGGIDLGAKPETYNLLAEIRNFNLNNVVSETFKTNLNGDISLSGQGLTGSTLSLNISADLDESWFDEYHAHKATGAMIVTTGGIDILDKFAVEYGQNTFLISGSLDYNGRVDLNGSTHFDDLAAFNGQTFIEKMGGRGDLEFKVSGELKNPDISGNLRSDSLWIYEIYSSQAIMDFQLTHFLYDRNGSVNVHLFDGEAYKLPFDTILADLKVDSIDVRFDTSYFHNSISSASARGMLEYASYPQRLSIDSLTLDIVGLSLNNDSLIIISIDSSGYNIKRARLKRSDGYLAGEGRVNYDESLKLKIDLDRINIVPLVKLLDTAIVIGGRMSGEFLLNGNFESPLIDFAGRIDTLTYDDFNLGDLTADLNYANKAVNVDSIIVDSHTGRYVARGIFPIDLSFRVGGNRFTGVEQNIDFTAQDTRLDAVGLFLEEVEKLDGDVTADFKLTGTPQNPKVNGRINLRKGRLKIADLVNPLENVMISMSMNNQTVTVDSMAATCSDGKKLVGAVSGSGQIIINSINQFDYNLAIKLTDFPGKYELGDIEGVINANLKVRGLTPPTVSGDVTVLSATYRENFARESDGWIILTSLEGAQSWDLNLDVEIPNKLWIKNDDIDAEFSGRLNFIREKGNYRYIGSLEILRGKGYLADRIFQIESGGSINYENIESPNPTLDIYASTKVRGAAPSTQGSPTETSNYELRVHITGTLEEPTIEAAPAPEGSPQFTTEEIIPLIFTNYYNEKSNAVGTSERFSDRLTSGISGYLSTQMTQIGSRTLGVETFEIDPVYGNKFDPLGTRLTVGFYTHPNLYIYGRSALSGESGREVGFEYRIKRFLLLEGSRDDANLYHLLLNLYWDY